Sequence from the Candidatus Saccharibacteria bacterium oral taxon 488 genome:
TACCAAATTACACCAAAAAGATATATACTTGTAAAATGAATCGGTTGCGAGTTGTTATCGTACGAAATGCCGCACCTCATGATTTTGGTGGCGGCGAGCGATTTCCAGTGTTCTTAGCCCAAGAACTACGAGAGCTGGGCCATTTGCCGGTTATTTTTAGTCACCACACGACGCTCTGTGACTACGCTAAGCACGAACGGTTGACTTACCGCCGCTCTTGGTGGTGGTCTCGACAAAACTGGAGCGGCCGGCGAGTTGTATTAACACCACTATATATACTCTGGCAGCTGCTACTCACTTTGTATTATATTATCCAATTTCATCGCTACAAAGCTGACGTTGTTCACCTGCAGAGTAAGGATGATTTTATTGCTGGGTCAATTGCCGGTAAGCTTATCGGTGCCCATGTTATCTGGACCGACCACGCCGACCTCAAACATGTCTGGAAACAGCTCGGCGTATGGTATAAAAACCCGACTGGTAAGCTGGTTGCTTGGGCGGCACGCTTTGCCGACGCAATTACCCTCGTTAGCCAGAGTGAATGCCGTCTCGTTTCTGATAATCTGCCGTCAACCTCACCAATTCATCGTAAATTAACCGTTATCTATAATGGTGTCAACGACCAGAAAACACCACACACACCCATCAAAAGCCACCCGTTCACGTTCTGTATCGCCGGTCGCCTGGTTGTTGATAAGGGAGTTAGCGAAGCGATCGCTGCATTCAAACGACTTCACGCTACACATCACGACACGCGCCTCATTCTGATCGGCGATGGACCAGATCGCTCACAATTTGAAAAACAAGCTAAAGGATTACCGATCACTTTTCGTGGCCATCAAACAGACCCTCTCCCTGAGGTTGCCACCGCTGACGTATATCTTCATCCAACATACCACGAGGGGTTTAGTGTTTCACTCGTTGAGGCCAGTATGCTCCAGCTACCAATTATCGCCACTGACGTTGGTGGCAATCCGGAGATTATTCATCATAACAAGACCGGCCTCCTCGTCCCCGCAAAAGATTCGACAGCACTGCATCGCGCCATGGAGCAGCTATATTCTAACCCCAAGCTTCGCGTACGTCTAGCCGCCGCCGCTCGCCGTCAATATCTTGCCTCATTTGTTTTTCACATCATCGTTAAAACACAGTTTATTCCTTTGTATGAAAACGGTTTATAATATACGTATGAAGATTCGTATTGAAACCGCTGCCCTCACTGCCCCCAATATATCCGGGGTTGGTCATTATACCCGTATGTTGACCAATAGTCTCGCTCGCTATTCACCGCCAGGAACTGAAGTTTCGGCGTTTTATTTTAATTTTTTGAGCAAGCATCGGGACCCTATTCTAGACAGCTCAATCAAGCATGAAAAACATACGCTCATGCCGCAGCGGCTATTTGCTAAGCTCCAGAGTTACGGTCTACCGTTACCGTACGACCTGCTGTCTTCGCCTGTTGATGTCGCGATTTTTCCGAATTTCGACCGCTGGACAACCAGTAAGGCAGCTATTACTGCCGTTGTCATTCACGACCTTGGCTATCTTTATTTTCCTGAAACGATTGAACAGCGTAATTTAGCCCATTTACGCCGCCGTGTCGCCCATGCAACCCGAGTAGCAGACCTCATTATTACCGTCTCGGAGTCAGTCAAATCAGAAATTATCGCCGAATACGGCGTGCCAGCCTCAAAAATTATCGTCACGCCAATACCAGCTGACCCAATTTATTCTCAACCGGGTGCAATCGACGTCGCCACCAAATACAACTTACCAACCAAGCGGTATATCTTTTCAATCGGCAATCTCGAACCGCGCAAGGATTTACCGACAATGATTGCTGCTTTTCGGGCCCTGCCAGAAAAAATCCGCAAACAATATTCGTTAGTGTTGGCTGGCGGTAAGGGCTGGAAGACCGAAACTACTGAACGTGCCATCGCTGAAGCCCAGGCTGCAGGTGAACATATTGTCCGTCCGGGATACGTCCCCCAAGAAGATGTACCTGCGTTTTATCAGCAAGCAGACCTTTTTTGCATGAGTTCCATTTACGAAGGATTCGGTATGCCGATTGTTGAGGCGCTGACTAGCGGTACGCCGGTTGTTGCCTCCGATATTCCTGTACTCCGCGAGGCTGGTGGAAATGCGGTTCTTTACGCTCAGCCTAAAAATCCCGACGACTTCATGAAAAAAATGCTCTCTATTATCGCTGACCCGCAAAAAGCACGCCTTGATATGAAAACTGAGGTTCAGGCTCATCTCAATACTATTTCCTGGCAGAATAATACCGATCGCCTCATCACTGCTTTCAAGGAGGCCATTGCCGCTAAAAAACATCGCACCAACTAGGGTTTATGGGTTATACTTATCATTATGGCTCGTTTCAAACACTACATCACCAACCACGCCACCAAACTTCGCTACCTCCTTATCGGTACCATTAATACCGCCATTGATTTTGGTATATTGTTTATGCTAACTTGGCTTATTAGCACACCAAAAGAATTAGCTAACATCATCTCAACCACCATCGCCTTTAGCTTTAGCTTTGTTGCTAATCGATCGTTCACCTTTCGCTCACGCACCGGTAATGTTCGTCGCCAGCTACTCCTCTTTACCCTCGTCACCCTGTTTGGTCTCTGGGTAATCCAGACTATCATTATTGCGCTACTCGCGCCAATTTTCATTAGCTTTAATTTCAGTCAGCCAGTAGCACTGTTTATTAGCAAGCTCATCGCCACCGTCGCCAGCCTCATCTGGAACTACCTGCTCTATACCAACGTTGTCTTCAAAGATTAAGAGCTCTTCTGCGAGATTACTAAGTGCCGTGCACGGCCCTCGCCCTCAGAGTGGGTCTCAATATCGCTATAGTCGCTCGCCACGTGATGCACCACCCAGCGATCGGCCGAATTTAGTTCAATAATTTTCGTCTCGCCCGTCCGTCGCACCTCTTCGATCCAGCCGCGCGCCTTGTCAGCAATCTTTTCGGCGTGTTGCTTTTTATAATCAGCAATATCAATATTCACTCGAACTAGTGCCGCTTGACGATTGCGTAAAATTGCCGACACCACCGTCTGTAGACTCCGCAGTGTCTCCGCATTCCGCCCAATCAGCAAGCTATTACGTTCACTCGACGGCACAACGGCCTTGATAACATCGTCTTCAACACTAACATCGACATCCAGATTGAGATCAAAGAACGCCAAAAAGTCCTCTAGGTATTTCTTGACAAATTCAATGGTCGCGATTTGATCCATATAGCCTCCTTAATCCTTCGCCTTTATCCGCGTAATGTTCGCCTCAGTCGCTGTGGCCGCTCGTTGCGAAGCGACTTTTAATTTTTTCACTGACGTGGTTGCTGACTTGCTCGTAGATTTTGGCGAACGCTTTTCGCCGGCAATTTGTTGCATTTCTGTCCCGTCTTGCTTGAGAATAATGGCGTTTTGGATATAAGCAGCGATATTTGAGGTTGCCATGTAGAGCGCCAGCGCCCCCGGCAGACTGATCATAATAAGGAACATAAACACCGGCATAACCTTCATCATTTTGCGCGTGACAATGGCGTTAACTTCGGTTTGATCGGCGTTCTTGCCTTCACCGGCCTCCATCAGCACATCACGTAGTCGCTTCTTGCTGTCCGAACTTGGCGACATTTGCTTTGATAATAAATACTGTAAAACGGCAGCTACCAGAGCGAGGATGAGTAACCCGATTGATACGCCGTTTGATGATAACGCTTGCTTCGTCAAGTCCATCAGCCCCAAGAAATTCTGGTTAAAGTGATCTGGATTGGCGATCAAGTGCTTGACCGGCCCCCACTGCTCCATTACGTCGTAGGTGTACTTGGCGAGCTCTGAGCGCTGCAGTACGAATATCTGTACCACACGGTAAATCGCGATCAGCACCGGCAGCTGGATAAGAAGTACTAGGATAGAGCTCATCGGCTTGATGTTATGTTTTTTATACACATCCATCATCGCCATTGCCCGCATCTGTGGGTTACTCTTATATTTTTTGTTCAGCTTGGCAAGCTCGGGCTGTATCTTGCGCATCGCTTTAGCCTGGTGGAGTTGCTTCTTAACCAGTGGCCACAAGAGTAACCGCACAATTATTGTAAATAGTACAACGCTAACTCCAAAATCGCCGCCCGGGATCAGCGCGTAAATCGCCATCAGCAAGTTAAAAATTGGCTGCACAATAACCACATCAAACATATTCATGTCCTCATTATACCAGAGGTGGCGCTATTTATACAGCCCGGCTTGCGAAAAGAGTTGTTTTACTGCCGTTCTTAAATTGTCATGCGACATCAGTAGCACCTCCGGCGAAAACACCATAATGACAACATCAAACCCGCCCCGAACATGCGGCAATTCTAGTCGGATAATTTCGTAAATTCGGCGGCGAACACGATTGCGCTTAACGGCAGACTTGAGCACCTTTTTGCTAATCACTACCGAAAACCGACCATGGCGACGGCGCGGATTAGCAATATATTTCATAGTGAGCTGCGACGAGCGAATTGCCTGCCCGCGCATATAGACGTAGCGCAGGCTACCATGACCATGAAATCGGTTGACGTGACGTAACATAGGTCCAGTATAGCAAAATCCCGCCCTGTTAGGCGAGGCGGGAGTTTACATTTAGATAGCGATTTTGGCGCGACCCTTGAGGCGACGGCGCTTCAGAAC
This genomic interval carries:
- the yidC gene encoding membrane protein insertase YidC, with product MNMFDVVIVQPIFNLLMAIYALIPGGDFGVSVVLFTIIVRLLLWPLVKKQLHQAKAMRKIQPELAKLNKKYKSNPQMRAMAMMDVYKKHNIKPMSSILVLLIQLPVLIAIYRVVQIFVLQRSELAKYTYDVMEQWGPVKHLIANPDHFNQNFLGLMDLTKQALSSNGVSIGLLILALVAAVLQYLLSKQMSPSSDSKKRLRDVLMEAGEGKNADQTEVNAIVTRKMMKVMPVFMFLIMISLPGALALYMATSNIAAYIQNAIILKQDGTEMQQIAGEKRSPKSTSKSATTSVKKLKVASQRAATATEANITRIKAKD
- a CDS encoding glycosyltransferase, translating into MNRLRVVIVRNAAPHDFGGGERFPVFLAQELRELGHLPVIFSHHTTLCDYAKHERLTYRRSWWWSRQNWSGRRVVLTPLYILWQLLLTLYYIIQFHRYKADVVHLQSKDDFIAGSIAGKLIGAHVIWTDHADLKHVWKQLGVWYKNPTGKLVAWAARFADAITLVSQSECRLVSDNLPSTSPIHRKLTVIYNGVNDQKTPHTPIKSHPFTFCIAGRLVVDKGVSEAIAAFKRLHATHHDTRLILIGDGPDRSQFEKQAKGLPITFRGHQTDPLPEVATADVYLHPTYHEGFSVSLVEASMLQLPIIATDVGGNPEIIHHNKTGLLVPAKDSTALHRAMEQLYSNPKLRVRLAAAARRQYLASFVFHIIVKTQFIPLYENGL
- the rnpA gene encoding ribonuclease P protein component → MLRHVNRFHGHGSLRYVYMRGQAIRSSQLTMKYIANPRRRHGRFSVVISKKVLKSAVKRNRVRRRIYEIIRLELPHVRGGFDVVIMVFSPEVLLMSHDNLRTAVKQLFSQAGLYK
- a CDS encoding KH domain-containing protein, encoding MDQIATIEFVKKYLEDFLAFFDLNLDVDVSVEDDVIKAVVPSSERNSLLIGRNAETLRSLQTVVSAILRNRQAALVRVNIDIADYKKQHAEKIADKARGWIEEVRRTGETKIIELNSADRWVVHHVASDYSDIETHSEGEGRARHLVISQKSS
- a CDS encoding glycosyltransferase, coding for MKIRIETAALTAPNISGVGHYTRMLTNSLARYSPPGTEVSAFYFNFLSKHRDPILDSSIKHEKHTLMPQRLFAKLQSYGLPLPYDLLSSPVDVAIFPNFDRWTTSKAAITAVVIHDLGYLYFPETIEQRNLAHLRRRVAHATRVADLIITVSESVKSEIIAEYGVPASKIIVTPIPADPIYSQPGAIDVATKYNLPTKRYIFSIGNLEPRKDLPTMIAAFRALPEKIRKQYSLVLAGGKGWKTETTERAIAEAQAAGEHIVRPGYVPQEDVPAFYQQADLFCMSSIYEGFGMPIVEALTSGTPVVASDIPVLREAGGNAVLYAQPKNPDDFMKKMLSIIADPQKARLDMKTEVQAHLNTISWQNNTDRLITAFKEAIAAKKHRTN
- a CDS encoding GtrA family protein; amino-acid sequence: MGTINTAIDFGILFMLTWLISTPKELANIISTTIAFSFSFVANRSFTFRSRTGNVRRQLLLFTLVTLFGLWVIQTIIIALLAPIFISFNFSQPVALFISKLIATVASLIWNYLLYTNVVFKD